AGTGGACGATGAGATTCGCGAGCTCGGGGAGCGATATGGCATACCGACGGAATTCTCGTCGTATCTGGTTCTCGAGCCGGGGATGGATCCGCGCCGGCAGCGCGGGGATGTGAATGCACCCCCACCCGCGGTGCTCCAGGGCCGTGTCGAGTCACGCGCGGTGACGCGAGATGCGCCGACTGCAAGCGCGAAGTCGACGTTCGAGTCGGCGCGTGTCTCAGCCGAACAGCGGGCTGCCACAACTTTGTCCGCCGCCGACGAGGCATCGGGAGTTTCAGGCAACAAGGAAGGACTTCGCCGGGTGGGCAACAGGCTGTTCGCAATGAGAGACAGCGTGTGGACCGATACGGGTCTCAAGGATTCGATGCGACGGGTACAAGTCCGTGCATACTCGAGGGCCTACTTCCGTCTGCTCGAGCTGCTGCCGGAGCTGCGCGAGCCATTTGCTGTGGGCGACAGAGTGATAGCTGCCGGTCGCTCCGTTGCCATCGAGATCAGTCCGATAGGCACCGAGTCGTTCACCGAGTCCGAGCTCAGAGATCTGCAATCCAGATGGTAATCACTTGAGCGACATCGACCGCCTTTTCCGAACCTATAACGCGGCTCTCGTGCGATATCTCACACGAAGACTCGGCGACCGTGACTGGGCGGAAGAGGTCGCGCAGGAGACATTCCTGCGCGCGCTGCGGCAGGAGTCGCTCACGAACGAAAGAGCGTGGTTGTTCGCGGTTGCGACGAATCTCGTATGTGACGAAGCGCGCAAGGCGTCTCGACAGCGGCGCCACCTTGCGCTTCTCGCGGAAGAAGAAAGAGAAACGAGTGTAGAGCCGGCCGAAACGACTCTCGAGCGAGCGCAGGAAGTGGCACTGGCGCGAAAGGCGGTCGACGCGCTGGCAGAGCGAGACCGTCTCGCGTTGTTGATGCGTGAGGAAGGGCTCGACTACTCGGAGATTGCGGAAGCGCTCGAGCTGTCGCCGGGATCGGTAGGCACGACGCTGTCACGGGCGCGGCGACGGCTGGTGGAGAGTTACGAGGCGCTTCAACGTGAGCGCGAAGCGAGGGAAAAGAATGCAGCATCCTGACGAAGGAACAATTCACTCCTGGATCGACGGGGAGCTTTCGCCGGAGCAGGCTCGCGAGATAGAAGCGCATGTTGCTGGCTGTCCCGAGTGTGCGGCGATGGTAGCCGAAGCCCGTGGACTCGTGGCGGCGTCGACGCGAATCCTGACTGCGCTCGACGATGTTCCGGGAGGCGTGATTCCATCCGTCCTTGATATCGCGCCGGCGCAGATCGTACGCCGGCGCTGGTACCAGCGGACCGACCTGCGCGCGGCGGCTGCATTGCTCTTCGTTGCCGGGGGTTCATTGCTCGTTGTCCGCCGAGGAGTGGATACGGAGTCGACGCGTGCCATGCTCGCAACGACGGACACCGCAAAAGAGCCGAGTGCGGCAGAAGGCGGAGCCGCGAAACCGCTCACCGGGAGGGAGCTCTTGCGGAGGTCGGAAGCGAAGTCGAGTGTGACAAGCCCGACAGATCTATCCGTGCAGCCCAAGGCGACGCTCGAAGCGCAATCCTCGAGACTCCAGGCGAGAGACGAGGCGCAATCGTCGGAGGAAGAGGGTGCGAGGGCACGAGCAGCCGATGTCGCGAATCCTCCGCCGGCTGTCGCGAATGCTCCGGCGCGCGCGCCCGTTGCACAGCTTGATGCACCCGCACCGCCAACGGTGGCAGCCCCGGCTGAAGGTCGGATGCTGGGGGCGGTCATCACGGGAGTCGCGGGAGATTCTAAGGTTGTGGATGCACCTGCCGCGGTGTCCGTTACGGCCGGAGCCGCGCCTCTGCGCGTTTTACGCGCGGACAGCACCGGCGGTATCAAGCGAACCATCTACGAAGTCTCCAAAGGCGTCGAGGTAACGCTCACTGAATCGCCAGTCGAGACCGTCGCAGAACGGAACGCTGCTGGTCGTCAAAAGGCTGCTGCTCCGCAGAGCTCGGCCCCGCCCACTGCACAGACGGAGACGAAGCAGCGCCAGGAT
This genomic window from Gemmatimonadaceae bacterium contains:
- a CDS encoding zf-HC2 domain-containing protein, translated to MQHPDEGTIHSWIDGELSPEQAREIEAHVAGCPECAAMVAEARGLVAASTRILTALDDVPGGVIPSVLDIAPAQIVRRRWYQRTDLRAAAALLFVAGGSLLVVRRGVDTESTRAMLATTDTAKEPSAAEGGAAKPLTGRELLRRSEAKSSVTSPTDLSVQPKATLEAQSSRLQARDEAQSSEEEGARARAADVANPPPAVANAPARAPVAQLDAPAPPTVAAPAEGRMLGAVITGVAGDSKVVDAPAAVSVTAGAAPLRVLRADSTGGIKRTIYEVSKGVEVTLTESPVETVAERNAAGRQKAAAPQSSAPPTAQTETKQRQDALSGRAAGAVMSAPTAALNSISWTERGRRFVLTGRLTTKDLEAVKAQLAQARR
- a CDS encoding sigma-70 family RNA polymerase sigma factor, producing MSDIDRLFRTYNAALVRYLTRRLGDRDWAEEVAQETFLRALRQESLTNERAWLFAVATNLVCDEARKASRQRRHLALLAEEERETSVEPAETTLERAQEVALARKAVDALAERDRLALLMREEGLDYSEIAEALELSPGSVGTTLSRARRRLVESYEALQREREAREKNAAS